The nucleotide window GCAAAATCTGTTTTGAAATTAACCATTCCCCAGCCTTGACCAGGGCCGGATGGTCAGCGGGCATTCCAGTATCGAGCAACCCAATCAGCATGAGCCCAGTATCCCAAACTGGCGATACACAGGGCTGGATGTGGAATTCGTCGTCTGTTTCAATTCCAAACCGGTCAATCGCTTCCAGTCCTTTTCGCACCACATCGTGCGTTACCGGATAGCCCAATACGTGGAACGCCAGCAATGAATTCAACATCGCCGGAATGATTCCCGCCCAATCGCCAGGCTCATCCTGATGCTCCAGTACCCACTGTTCGGCGTGCTTGAGCGCCTTTTCCCGAAGTGGGACAAATCCTATCTTTTCAGCGAATTTAAACAACTTGTCGAGTTGGACAAAGGTGTTCCCAATCGAAAAGAACCCATCCTCACACGGCAGCGAAAGGTCGGCAGCTTCACGCCCACCAACATACAACTCATCAAGGAGGCCATTCGATGTGGGCCAAACTGGTTTCTTATCACACACAATCAGTAACGGAACGGTACTGCTCCGCGCCCAGCTTGCCATTTCATAAATGGTGAACGGAAACCATTCCGGAAATTCCATAATCCAGGCTGGCAGCGTTGGAATCCCCTTCCAATCAAAGGCACCAAATAAGGCCAGATGGAGCTTGGTGAAAATCCGGGTTTTGGTAACCCCGCCCCGATCCAGGATAAATGTTCGGGCACGCTGCATTCGAGGATCTTCGATTGATACTCCTAACAATTTCAAAGCAAAGTAAGCTTCGACTGTCGTGCTGAGCTCCCCACCGTCGCCATAAAACAATTCCCAGCCACCGTGTTCCCTTTGGCGATTCAATAAATAAGGAATGACCTTCCGCAAAGGCCGATTGGCCCCGGTACCCAGAATGGTGTGCAACATGACATATTCGGCGGTCAAGGTGACATTTGCTTCCAGTTCAGCCCACCAGTAACCTTCCGGGTATTGCTGACTGAGCGTGTACTGCTGTGCTTTTTCGATTGCCTTCGCCAGGGCGGATGTTTCAACGGCAATGGCAGTTTTCGCAAAACTCATGGATATTCAACCTCTCATTACCAGTCGGCTGTCAGAAGTCAGTAGTTTGCTAAGTGATTTTCTTTGAGTTACTTAGCCAGCTACGAATAGAAAATGGCGAATTGAGACTGGCATGACACTTTCTTAAATGTTTCGGAATTGGGCGTCTGAATCAGACAAAAGATGCTGGATAATAGGCGAATGGGGAATTTATTCAAAGGTCTCGTGGCAATTGGCGGGTTAGATCATGAAAAACAGTACCGAGTTCAAGCTTCAGCTTACCGATGTCTCAATTATCGAGCAACTCAAATCTCTTCAAAAACTTACCAGGAAGGAAGCATCCATTTTTCGCAAGCGAAAGCTTGTATTCTGAACAGTATCAAAACTGGTTCAGG belongs to Acidobacteriota bacterium and includes:
- the shc gene encoding squalene--hopene cyclase translates to MSFAKTAIAVETSALAKAIEKAQQYTLSQQYPEGYWWAELEANVTLTAEYVMLHTILGTGANRPLRKVIPYLLNRQREHGGWELFYGDGGELSTTVEAYFALKLLGVSIEDPRMQRARTFILDRGGVTKTRIFTKLHLALFGAFDWKGIPTLPAWIMEFPEWFPFTIYEMASWARSSTVPLLIVCDKKPVWPTSNGLLDELYVGGREAADLSLPCEDGFFSIGNTFVQLDKLFKFAEKIGFVPLREKALKHAEQWVLEHQDEPGDWAGIIPAMLNSLLAFHVLGYPVTHDVVRKGLEAIDRFGIETDDEFHIQPCVSPVWDTGLMLIGLLDTGMPADHPALVKAGEWLISKQILRKGDWAIKNKTGQPGGWAFEFFNDFYPDVDDTAVIIMALDRLKLPNEKRKQESIRRAQEWVLSMQCKKGGWAAFDVDNDLDLLNQIPYGDLKAMIDPCTSDLTGRVLEMLGRTKYKTDQRVIDRAIQFLKSEQESEGCWFGRWGVNYIYGTSGVINGAVQIGIDPRETFLMRGIQWLYAHQNEDGGWGESCDSYKDRNLMGEGKSTASQTAWALMGLIAGDEGHSDAVKRGIEYLIRTQNEAGNWSEDEFTGTGFPCHFYINYHFYRNFFPLMALGRYLHKTK